One part of the Sulfolobus tengchongensis genome encodes these proteins:
- a CDS encoding cupin domain-containing protein gives MVEGWESKIKDFISKIDKEYLTTFFAATHPKYSTSVFRFTKEPTHVAVPYVWKYKLAKERLLELAEILPPEEAERRNINFVNPGLKQYFPAIAAATLPTLRGGIQMLKPGERAYTHRHTANAFRFVLESPSEGAYTIVEGHKLPMRPGDVILTPNWTWHDHHNEGSSYAIWFDGLDVITAYWLGGVFYQDFGDVNVDKYQKIENTNEDVMAKYLGVKPTFETLPSHLPSSDNPLFYYPYSLIRNSLVRLAGKGKGDPYYGIELEYINPTNGSPAFPTMSLKIRLIRGKDELKPIRRTENRIFIVFEGSGTFEIEGQKYVVEPYDVIAIPSWKKYSIRNDSNENLIVFSYSDEPVFKALGFMREKKEE, from the coding sequence ATGGTTGAAGGATGGGAATCTAAAATAAAAGATTTTATAAGCAAAATTGATAAAGAATATTTAACGACATTTTTTGCTGCCACTCATCCTAAATATTCTACTTCAGTTTTCAGATTTACTAAAGAGCCAACGCACGTAGCTGTACCATATGTATGGAAATATAAGCTAGCAAAAGAAAGATTATTGGAATTAGCTGAAATCCTACCACCAGAAGAGGCAGAAAGGCGAAATATAAATTTTGTAAATCCAGGGTTAAAACAGTATTTCCCAGCAATTGCCGCTGCTACATTACCTACATTAAGAGGAGGTATACAAATGTTAAAACCCGGAGAGAGGGCCTATACGCATAGGCATACTGCTAACGCTTTCCGATTTGTCTTAGAATCACCCTCTGAAGGAGCATACACTATAGTTGAAGGTCACAAATTGCCGATGAGACCTGGAGATGTAATTTTGACACCGAATTGGACATGGCATGATCATCATAATGAAGGTAGTAGCTACGCCATATGGTTTGATGGTCTAGATGTTATAACGGCTTATTGGCTAGGAGGAGTATTTTATCAAGATTTCGGTGATGTAAATGTCGATAAATATCAAAAGATAGAAAATACTAACGAAGATGTAATGGCAAAATACCTAGGTGTGAAACCGACCTTTGAAACATTGCCATCTCATCTGCCTTCATCTGATAATCCGTTGTTCTATTATCCTTATAGTTTAATACGTAATTCATTAGTTAGATTAGCAGGGAAAGGTAAAGGAGATCCTTATTATGGTATTGAACTAGAGTACATTAATCCAACAAATGGCTCTCCTGCATTTCCCACGATGTCATTGAAAATAAGGTTAATTAGGGGTAAAGATGAGTTAAAACCAATTAGGAGAACAGAAAATAGAATATTCATAGTATTTGAGGGATCGGGAACATTTGAAATAGAAGGGCAAAAATACGTAGTGGAACCATATGATGTGATAGCTATACCATCATGGAAGAAATATAGTATTAGAAACGATAGTAACGAGAATTTAATAGTATTCTCCTACTCAGATGAACCAGTCTTTAAAGCACTGGGCTTTATGAGGGAGAAAAAAGAAGAATAA
- a CDS encoding ABC transporter substrate-binding protein codes for MISAKVRKAISRALAVIIAVIVIIVAIGAGLGYYYTNVSNASNSFIPITIGTVDFHEHAYLAPLLNGTLSGAFKKYLPFVSFQLFPAGSAAVIHAMESGSVQMGIVVEDNAVTAIAEGAPIVIVATFEPTPINFAIVVNAKSPYYNVSQLEGKSFASSGPGSFDDIVMHILFNEEHWGNNYTEVYVGSVPAQLAAVLTGKVAATAVAPLVEPQVLNTSEFRVVDYIPESWPLWVVVATKSFVQQHPAEVRKVLQVLFMLNTYFDENINNSTYYFMINNYKFTPSLATLFLKTDYYSTNGEIYPGGIQLELQFLQETHVINVTTVPPLSDFYTTEFAPIAPMDITYYNGSILG; via the coding sequence ATGATTAGTGCTAAAGTGAGGAAAGCTATAAGTAGGGCACTAGCAGTAATCATAGCAGTAATTGTAATTATAGTAGCAATAGGAGCAGGACTAGGATACTACTATACTAACGTATCAAATGCATCAAATTCTTTTATACCTATAACTATAGGAACAGTAGATTTTCATGAGCATGCATATTTAGCGCCATTATTAAATGGAACGCTGAGTGGAGCATTTAAAAAATATCTACCATTTGTCAGTTTTCAACTTTTCCCTGCAGGTAGTGCTGCAGTTATTCACGCAATGGAAAGTGGGTCTGTCCAAATGGGAATCGTCGTTGAAGATAATGCAGTTACTGCAATAGCAGAAGGAGCGCCAATAGTGATTGTTGCAACATTTGAACCAACACCAATTAATTTTGCAATAGTAGTAAATGCAAAATCTCCCTATTATAACGTAAGCCAGTTAGAGGGTAAATCTTTTGCAAGTAGCGGTCCTGGGAGTTTCGATGATATAGTAATGCATATTCTTTTTAATGAGGAGCATTGGGGTAACAATTATACAGAGGTTTACGTAGGTTCTGTACCAGCTCAACTGGCTGCAGTTTTAACTGGCAAAGTAGCTGCTACTGCAGTTGCCCCATTAGTAGAACCACAAGTACTTAACACTAGTGAATTTAGAGTAGTAGATTATATTCCTGAATCATGGCCTCTATGGGTGGTGGTAGCAACTAAATCCTTTGTACAGCAGCATCCAGCAGAAGTTCGCAAAGTATTACAAGTACTATTTATGTTAAATACATATTTTGATGAAAATATCAATAACTCCACGTACTATTTCATGATTAATAATTATAAATTCACACCTTCACTAGCTACGCTATTCTTAAAGACAGACTATTACTCTACAAATGGTGAAATATATCCTGGAGGTATTCAACTAGAACTTCAGTTCTTACAGGAAACACATGTAATAAATGTTACTACTGTACCACCATTATCGGATTTTTACACTACTGAATTCGCCCCTATAGCACCAATGGACATAACATACTACAATGGATCAATCTTAGGTTAA
- a CDS encoding cupin domain-containing protein, whose protein sequence is MSYVDIRDLGKKRSSSEIPPEIFDLYKKIMEQKKNSRILIKSSEIKWIEKGRQVAKSAKVIDPENGFTNSIVNIGLGEIPPHGHTGKHKHTEAYIYIVKGKGYSIINEKRYDWEAGDFLYIPPDTYHQHFNDSDEPAVYLRVIPGPLIVNLMAILAALNVNLEGMLHQAETAPEYAGPKPKVYFDEL, encoded by the coding sequence ATGTCTTATGTAGACATAAGAGATCTAGGAAAGAAACGTTCTTCCTCAGAAATACCCCCAGAAATCTTCGATCTATATAAGAAAATCATGGAGCAGAAAAAGAATTCAAGGATATTAATAAAGTCTAGCGAGATAAAGTGGATAGAAAAAGGGAGACAAGTAGCTAAAAGTGCAAAGGTAATAGATCCTGAAAATGGTTTCACAAATAGTATAGTAAATATAGGTCTAGGTGAAATTCCTCCACATGGTCATACTGGTAAGCACAAGCACACTGAAGCCTACATTTATATAGTTAAAGGAAAGGGATATAGCATTATAAATGAGAAAAGATATGATTGGGAAGCTGGTGATTTCCTTTACATTCCACCGGATACATATCATCAACATTTTAACGATAGTGACGAACCTGCAGTATATTTAAGAGTAATTCCAGGTCCACTAATAGTGAATCTGATGGCGATATTGGCAGCGTTAAATGTGAACTTAGAAGGAATGCTACATCAAGCGGAAACAGCTCCAGAATACGCTGGACCTAAGCCTAAAGTGTATTTCGATGAACTATAA